From Carnobacterium alterfunditum DSM 5972:
TGCGTAGTCGATATCGGCACGCAATGTATGAAGTGGAACAGTTCCTTCTGAATGTGTTTCGCTACGAGCGATATCTGCACCATTTAAACGGCCAGAAACCATTGTTTTGATTCCTTTAGCTCCAGAACGCATTGTGCGTTGGATAGCTTGTTTTTGAGCACGACGGAAAGCAACACGGCTTTCTAGTTGAGTAGCAATTCCTTCAGCAACTAATTTAGCGTCTAAGTCAGGGCGTTTGATTTCCACGATGTTGATGTGAACTCGTTTGCCTGTTAAATCATTTAATTTTTTACGTAATGCATCAACTTCAGATCCACCTTTACCAATTACCATTCCTGGTTTAGCAGTGTGTACTGAAACGTTAACACGGTTAGCAGCACGTTCAATTTCAACTTTAGAAACAGAAGCTTCGCTTAGTTTTTTTGCAATATATTCGCGGATAGCGATATCTTCGTGTAAAAAGTTTGCAAAATCTTTTTCTGCATACCATTTAGAATCCCAATCGCGGATAATACCTACACGTAAGCCTGTTGGATTAATTTTTTGACCCACAGATTACCCCTCCTTTTTTTCAGATACCACAACTGTAATGTGGCTTGTGCGTTTCAAGATTGGAGCAGCTGAACCTTTTGCACGTGGACGGAAACGTTTCATCGTTGGTCCTTCGTTAACATAAGCTTCGCTTACTACCAAGTTTTCTACGTCTAAATCGTAGTTATGTTCTGCGTTAGCAATTGCTGACATCAAAACTTTTTCGATTGCTGGTGAAGCACCGCGTGGAGTGAATTTCAAAATTGAAATTGCCTCCCCGATGCTCTTCCCTCTAATAAGATCGACAACTAAACGAACTTTACGAGCTGCAATGCGAACAGTTTTTGCAGTTGCCTTAGCTTCTGTAATTTGTTCTGCCATATCGAGTTATCCTCCTCTCAAAATTAACGTTTAGTTTTTTTATCATCCGCAGTGTGACCGCGGTATGTTCTTGTTGGTGCAAATTCACCTAATTTGTGTCCGACCATGTCTTCTTGAATATAAACTGGTACATGTTTACGACCATCATAGACTGCGATTGTGTAACCAATGAAACTCGGGAAAATTGTTGAACGACGTGACCAAGTTTTAACGACAGATTTCTTTCCGCTTTCAGCCAGTGCATTCATTTTTTTCATTAAGTGTTCATCGACAAAAGGTCCTTTTTTAAGACTACGACCCATGGGTGAACCTCCTTCCATTCCTTAGGAAAGTTGGAAAAACCAACTAACCTGATTTTATTTTGTTTTACGACGACGAGTGATAAATTTACTTGATTGAGATTTTTTATTACGTGTTTTATATCCAAGAGCAGGTTTACCCCAAGGAGTCATTGGACCAACATGTCCGATAGGAGCTTTACCTTCACCACCACCGTGTGGGTGATCGTTCGGGTTCATTACAGATCCACGAACAGTTGGGCGTTTGCCTAACCAGCGAGAACGTCCGGCTTTACCAATATTGATCAATTCATGTTGTTCATTACCAACTGAACCGATTGTTGCGCGACAAGTTCCTAAAATCAAACGAACTTCACTTGAATTTAAGCGGATCATTACGTATTTGCCTTCTTTACCTAACACTTGCGCGCTAGTTCCAGCAGAACGAATCAATTGTCCACCTTTTCCAGGTTTCATTTCAATATTATGGATCACAGTACCAGCAGGAATGTTATCTAACATAAGAGTATTTCCAACTTTGATATCTGTAGTATCTCCTGAAATGATTTGTTGTCCTACTTGAATTCCTTTAGGAGCAATGATGTAAGTTTTAACACCATCGACATATTGTACTAATGCGATATTTGCTGTACGATTTGGATCGTATTCAATAGTTTTGATGATACCAACGATACCGTCTTTATTACGTTTAAAGTCAATTACACGGTAATTACGTTTATGTCCACCACCACGGTGACGTACCATAATTTTACCAGCATTATTACGACCGGCTTTTCTTCTGTTTGGTTCTAACAATGTCTTTTCAGGCGTTGTTGAAGTGATTTCTGCGAAATCAGAACCAGTCATATTACGACGGCCGTTTGTGGTTGGTTTATACTTTTTGATTCCCACGTGTTTTCCCTCCCGATGTTTATTTTAGAGCTTTAATTAAGCTTCAAATAAAACGATTTCTTTTGAATCAGCTGTTAAAGTTACGATTGCTTTACGACGTTTTTTTGTGTATCCAGTATGTTTACCCATACGTTTTAATTTTCCACGTACGTTCATGATGTTAACATTTGAAACTTTTACGTCAAAAATTTCTTCAATCGCTTGTTTTACTTGAGTTTTGTTTGCGCGAACATCCACTTCGAAAGTGAATTTTTTATTATCTTGAGCAGCCATTGCTGCTTCAGTGATAATTGGGCGCAAGATTACGTCACGTACATCCATTATTGAAGAACCTCCTCTAGCTTAGTTAGAGCAGTCTGTGTCAAAATCAATTTTTCATGCGCTACAACATCTAACACAGTAACGTTATCAAAAGCTACAATTTTAACTCCTGGAAGGTTACGAGCAGATAATGTTGCGAAATCATTGTCGTTTTCTACTACAATAAATGCTTTAGAATTAACGTTTAGATTTTTTAACACTTGTGCAAACTCTTTAGTTTTTGGTGCGTCAAAGTTCAATGCGTCAACAACGATTAAATCTCCACTTATTACTTTAGTAGAAAGAACAGATTTAATTGCTAAGCGACGAACTTTTTTTGGAAGTTTGTAGCTGTATGAACGTGGAGTTGGTCCGAAGACAATTCCACCACCGCGCCATTGTGGAGATCTGATTGACCCTTGACGAGCACGACCAGTTCCTTTTTGAGCCCACGGTTTACGTCCACCACCGCGTACTGCACTGCGGTTTTTTACTGAATGATTTCCTTGGCGTAATGAAGCACGTTGCATGATGATTGCATCAAAAACAACATTTTCGTTTGGTTCGATACCGAAAATAGCGTCGTTTAAAGTTACTTCGCCATTTTGAGTACCATCTTGTTTAAATAAGGCTACGTTTGGCATTTCCTTGTTCCTCCTCTCTTAATTTTTATTTAGCTTTTTGAAAAGCTGATTTAATTTGGATTAAGGATTTTTTAGACCCAGGTACATTCCCTTTAATAAGAAGTACATTATTTTCAACGTCAACACGAACAACTTCAAGATTCTTGATAGTTACGCGATTTCCGCCCATACGACCTGGTAGTAATGTGCGTTTGAACACACGGTTAGGATCTACAGGACCCATTGACCCTGGACGACGGTGGTGACGGGATCCGTGGGACATTGGTCCACGACTATGTCCGTGGCGTTTGATAACACCTTGGAATCCTTTACCTTTGGTAGTCCCCGTTACATTAACGATGTCTCCAGCTTTGAAAGTATCAACTTTCACTTCTTGTCCTACTTCATATTCACTAAGCTCAACATCGTTAAATTCACGAATGAAGCGCTTAGGAGTAGCATTTGCTTTTGCTACATGACCCATTGCAGGTTTATTAGACAATACTTCACGTTTCTCTTGGTAACCCAATTGAACTGCTTCGTAACCGTCCGTTTCGACTGTTTTAACTTGTAAAACAACGTTTGGAGTTGCTTCGATTACAGTTACTGGGATTAATTCACCTGATTCAGTGAAGACTTGCGTCATTCCTACTTTTTTTCCTAAGATTCCTTTGGTCATGAGTACACCTCCATTATATTATTTTTTTTAGTTAAAATTAAAGCTTGATTTCGATATCTACGCCAGACGGTAAGTCTAGTTTTGTTAAAGCATCAACAGTTTTTGATGTTGGATTAACAATATCAATCACACGTTTGTGTGTAAGCATTTCAAATTGTTCACGAGAATCTTTATATTTGTGAGTCGCACGGATCACTGTGTAAAGAGTTCTTTCTGTTGGCAATGGAATTGGACCAGATACACTAGCACCAGTTCTTTTTGCTGTT
This genomic window contains:
- the rpsC gene encoding 30S ribosomal protein S3, yielding MGQKINPTGLRVGIIRDWDSKWYAEKDFANFLHEDIAIREYIAKKLSEASVSKVEIERAANRVNVSVHTAKPGMVIGKGGSEVDALRKKLNDLTGKRVHINIVEIKRPDLDAKLVAEGIATQLESRVAFRRAQKQAIQRTMRSGAKGIKTMVSGRLNGADIARSETHSEGTVPLHTLRADIDYAWEEAATTYGKLGIKVWIYRGEVLPVKKNTEKGGK
- the rplV gene encoding 50S ribosomal protein L22, yielding MAEQITEAKATAKTVRIAARKVRLVVDLIRGKSIGEAISILKFTPRGASPAIEKVLMSAIANAEHNYDLDVENLVVSEAYVNEGPTMKRFRPRAKGSAAPILKRTSHITVVVSEKKEG
- the rpsS gene encoding 30S ribosomal protein S19 — translated: MGRSLKKGPFVDEHLMKKMNALAESGKKSVVKTWSRRSTIFPSFIGYTIAVYDGRKHVPVYIQEDMVGHKLGEFAPTRTYRGHTADDKKTKR
- the rplB gene encoding 50S ribosomal protein L2; translation: MGIKKYKPTTNGRRNMTGSDFAEITSTTPEKTLLEPNRRKAGRNNAGKIMVRHRGGGHKRNYRVIDFKRNKDGIVGIIKTIEYDPNRTANIALVQYVDGVKTYIIAPKGIQVGQQIISGDTTDIKVGNTLMLDNIPAGTVIHNIEMKPGKGGQLIRSAGTSAQVLGKEGKYVMIRLNSSEVRLILGTCRATIGSVGNEQHELINIGKAGRSRWLGKRPTVRGSVMNPNDHPHGGGEGKAPIGHVGPMTPWGKPALGYKTRNKKSQSSKFITRRRKTK
- the rplW gene encoding 50S ribosomal protein L23, whose protein sequence is MDVRDVILRPIITEAAMAAQDNKKFTFEVDVRANKTQVKQAIEEIFDVKVSNVNIMNVRGKLKRMGKHTGYTKKRRKAIVTLTADSKEIVLFEA
- the rplD gene encoding 50S ribosomal protein L4; protein product: MPNVALFKQDGTQNGEVTLNDAIFGIEPNENVVFDAIIMQRASLRQGNHSVKNRSAVRGGGRKPWAQKGTGRARQGSIRSPQWRGGGIVFGPTPRSYSYKLPKKVRRLAIKSVLSTKVISGDLIVVDALNFDAPKTKEFAQVLKNLNVNSKAFIVVENDNDFATLSARNLPGVKIVAFDNVTVLDVVAHEKLILTQTALTKLEEVLQ
- the rplC gene encoding 50S ribosomal protein L3; this encodes MTKGILGKKVGMTQVFTESGELIPVTVIEATPNVVLQVKTVETDGYEAVQLGYQEKREVLSNKPAMGHVAKANATPKRFIREFNDVELSEYEVGQEVKVDTFKAGDIVNVTGTTKGKGFQGVIKRHGHSRGPMSHGSRHHRRPGSMGPVDPNRVFKRTLLPGRMGGNRVTIKNLEVVRVDVENNVLLIKGNVPGSKKSLIQIKSAFQKAK
- the rpsJ gene encoding 30S ribosomal protein S10 is translated as MAKQKIRIRLKAYEHRILDQAAEKIVETAKRTGASVSGPIPLPTERTLYTVIRATHKYKDSREQFEMLTHKRVIDIVNPTSKTVDALTKLDLPSGVDIEIKL